The DNA sequence gcctgtgtgagtgtgtgtatgcgtgtgtctgcctgcctgcctgtgtgtgtgtatgtctgtgtgagtgtgtgtatgtgtgtgtctgcctgcctgcctgtgtgagtgtgtgtatgcgtgtgtctgcctgcctgcctgtctgtgtgagtgtgtgtatgtgtgtgtctgcctgtctgcctgtgtgagtgtgtgtctgtgtgagtgtgtgtatgtgtgtgtctgcctgcctgtctgtgtgagtgtgtgtatgtgtgtgtctgcctgcctgcctgcctgtgtgtgtgtgtgtgtgtctgcctgcctgcctgtgtttgagtttctgtgtgagtgtgtgtgtctacctgcctgcctgtgtgtgtgtgtgtgtgtgtgtgtgtgtctgcctgtgtgtgtgagtaacggTAGGTTCTGTTCTGCAGGGTTCTGGCTGGTCTGGACCCTCATCATCAtgctgagctgctgctgtgCGTACCGCCATCGCCGCGTGAAGATGCGTCTCCAGCAGGAGCAGCGGCAGCGCGAGATCAGCCTGATGGCCTATCAGGGCGCCTCCAGCTCCTTCATAGCCCCGCCTCCCCTTAACCTGAGTGAGTGACCATTCGCTCCATTACAGTCCACTTGGCAGGTAACCAATATGTAACCCATTTAATAGGGTTTGGTGGAATTCCCGTTCCTGCAGGTTTCAAAATGGGGCAAATTCAAGGTTAGGAAAGGCCTGGTTTTTGTGTGAAGAGATTCACAGAGCTTAGTTTTTTGGACAGGCacttcattttccatttctgtacATATCCTGTGCAACCGAAGTCCTAGTCGGCTAATTGAAATAGCACCTGTTTCCCAAAGCATAAAATTTTCTGGAAAGAAACGGGTTATAGTGTAGGGGGACTATTCAGTGTGTAAATGTTAAAGAAAAGGTTATGTCGAAGTTCAGTCTTAAGAGAGCATTTTGGGTTTGCAGTCCAGTTGGGTAGTTAAGTACAGCACTTAAGGCTGTATTAACATGGTGCTTTCTCACCCTGCATTACAACATGTGACTGCAGCAGCTATCATATtctgtttggtgtttttttatgagcatCCACACGCTTATGAGCATCGCAGCTGATATCTGCCTGCCCTTCAGGGTTCTGGACGGACTGCAAGCTCCCAGACTACGAAGAGGTGGTCGGTCACCCCCCGACTCCGCCCCCGCCTTATTCGGAACTTCCCCCAGACGCCCTCCCCACCGCTGCGCCGCCCGCCGGCCAATCGGAGGCTGCCGTGGTGCTGGAGCCCcccgtgggggcggggccccgcGGGGAGCCGGCTGCCTATTCGCCGGGGGCGGCCGAGGGCGCGGCGACTCCGAGCCAATCGGGAGGAGGggcggaggacgaggaggaggaggagggggaggggcccgggGCGCCGTCGTCCACGGAGGAGCAGCTGATGACTCGACGGAGGCACGTGACCGGCGACTCGGGGATCgaggtgtgcgtgtgccagCTGGACGAGGCCTCCGGccccgaggaagaggaggaggaggaggcggaggaggaggacggtCTGTGCCAGGGGCCGAGGGGTGACTGCTGCTCCCAACGCCTCCCCGACGGGCACAAGCAGTGCCCCACCCAGGGCCAGGCCCAgcccaccagcagcagcagcagcagcggggaTGGGTTGGTCTGAGGAGCTCCTCCCACGATCGTAGTGACTTAGCaacaggggagggggcggggtggggtggggttgggttgggcagggcaggggtgcCACCACGtttgtcatcatcattatccGGAAACCGTGAGGTACTGCCAGGAACTCACCAAAATGCAACAGCAGGAGCTTCTGCTAGCCATGAGgatgatgttgatgttgatgatgatgatgatgttgatgttgatgacacaaatggcattttatttctgaaagcttttttgtgtgtctaGGCACTTGATTGCTTGTTCTGGAGATTTTGGCCTTTCCATGGACAGGGATGAGAGGAAGCAGTCGAGGATTCTGGGTAGGGGGTAGGAAGATTCCGTGACACGGAGGGGTGATTGATGATTGGGGCAGGGCAGCTAAAGGGcgtggtgtgatgtgtgataTTAGTGTGCTTAACGGAAACGGACATACCAACCCCCAGCTCTTTCTCATGCCCTCGCCTCATTGGTGCAAATCGTCCCAAAAGGGCATCGCGTCACTTCCTGCCAACCGCGCAAATTTCcatgggaaaacaaaacaatgcatgcCGGTAACAAAAAGCGAGATACTGGTTTTTCAAGAAAAAGATTTatgaaagtgctttattcatttgcccCACCCTTCTTATTTCCCCCTCTGCTTGTTGGAGTTTGTTTTAGTGGGAgcggagtggggtgggggtgggggggggggtcatgtgacccgaGAGCCATCTCTCTTACTGCGTTGTGTCTGCAACCTTTCTGTCAGTTTACGatgggagggagaaggagaaatcGAGATGAAATGaagaatatttaatatttgatcaatcgcgcctccctccctccctcccatctccTCCCGGGGCTGTGGCCCAGTTACGTTcgccgccccctgctggtcgcgCGTTATTGGCGCTCCAACACGTGCAGAATGGGGTCAAAACAGGGCTGGAGGTGCCTGATACTTAGTGCCAGTTAAAAGCATTTTAGCGGTAGTATGCTTCCCGGTTCTTGATGACAAAATTTCGGACTGGAAGTCCCTGGTGAGGTGTTTACAGTCATGGGGTTGGTACGTACTAAAGATGGGGGAAGTTATTAGAGAGGCTGCTTGGTCTGTTGTGGATTGTAAACATAATTACCTTCGCTATcgttattgctttttttgtttttttcctttgaagcTTGCGCTTGATTGATGCCAACATGGCTGCCGCGTCAGGAGCCGTTTTCCCCCCCTTGGACCGAGGACTTTGGGGCAGTTTTGTCGGCGGCTCTTCCGtcgtctttttttttcgttttagGCGTTTGTTCCTCgtgcctctctgtgctctctctgcgcTCTTTCTGCGTACTGCGACGGGgcaaatgtttcaaaaatgcCAGCCCCGGCTCCTTCAACTTCTGCTGTTgaatgcgctgtgtgtgtgtgtgtgtgtgtgtgtgcgtttgacaCCGAGAAACCTGGGCAGAATTTGTCGTCGGTGAAACACTGGCGTGAAGCGCTTGAGATTCTTCATCTTCGCTTCCGCTTCTCTGCTCCTCGATGCAAGAGTTGGAGTTCACCACGGCTCTAGTGTAGGTCCTGTTCATTTTGCTTCTTTGCATATTTATGACTTTACAATCAAAATGGAGGAGACGTGGGCATCTGGCGCGGAGgcacaaaccacacaaatcAAGGTGCTCGACCTTGTTATTGCGTTGTACGCGAAACAAAGATGTGGCGTCGCGCAATAATAAACGGCTGCCATCTTTCCTCAATGCAGGTGGTGTGCCTCCTCTTTGTATTGTCGGTGTGTCTCCCCGTGTAGCCAGTGCCGAAGCTGCTTTATTTGTCTGCAATA is a window from the Anguilla rostrata isolate EN2019 chromosome 14, ASM1855537v3, whole genome shotgun sequence genome containing:
- the wbp1 gene encoding WW domain-binding protein 1 isoform X2, translated to MWEFGPNGKEFCFGVNNEQYRCEMGYCCGETECCTYYYELWWFWLVWTLIIMLSCCCAYRHRRVKMRLQQEQRQREISLMAYQGASSSFIAPPPLNLRFWTDCKLPDYEEVVGHPPTPPPPYSELPPDALPTAAPPAGQSEAAVVLEPPVGAGPRGEPAAYSPGAAEGAATPSQSGGGAEDEEEEEGEGPGAPSSTEEQLMTRRRHVTGDSGIEVCVCQLDEASGPEEEEEEEAEEEDGLCQGPRGDCCSQRLPDGHKQCPTQGQAQPTSSSSSSGDGLV
- the wbp1 gene encoding WW domain-binding protein 1 isoform X1, which produces MPQKALGPIVGLLWAGTCFVVQGKEFCFGVNNEQYRCEMGYCCGETECCTYYYELWWFWLVWTLIIMLSCCCAYRHRRVKMRLQQEQRQREISLMAYQGASSSFIAPPPLNLRFWTDCKLPDYEEVVGHPPTPPPPYSELPPDALPTAAPPAGQSEAAVVLEPPVGAGPRGEPAAYSPGAAEGAATPSQSGGGAEDEEEEEGEGPGAPSSTEEQLMTRRRHVTGDSGIEVCVCQLDEASGPEEEEEEEAEEEDGLCQGPRGDCCSQRLPDGHKQCPTQGQAQPTSSSSSSGDGLV